Genomic DNA from Tenuifilum sp. 4138str:
AATGCTGCATGGCAGGCTGCATCGGAGGAACTTTACAAAGCGCAAGCACAAGCTAACGCTGGTGCTGGCCAACAGGCCAATGCCAACGCAGGTAGTTCATCATCATCGGGCAACGACCAGGAAGTAACCGATGTTGATTTTGAAGAGGTGAAATAACCCGAATGGATACTAACCAAAGCCGCCTAAAAGGCGGCTTTTTTTATATTATACTGTTTCCTATAGACCCTTCTAATAACACTTTAGAATAAAGATTTGACGAAGATTTTTTTTAAATTTGAAGAAATTTAAGAACTGAAAAGAGATGTTCAATGCAATTGAAGTAGACAGAAAGAATCTGACGATAATGGGGGTCAAATTTTCGGACCTGAAAACTTTAGAACTCACAGCAAAGGCTTTGGGGAGTAACATGTTTGAAGGATTTACACCAACTCAAAAAGGAATTGAAATTATAAGGGATTATGTTACTGGAAAAATATCCCTAACAGAACTTGTGGCATTTGCAAAACAAAAAGCCTATGTCTAATTCATACAAGTACATAGACCCAGACTACAGCTACATTGACCCCAAGACAGGAATTTTAAGAAATTTACTGGATATATCAGACCCCGAAGTATTACTCTTTGTTGAGAGTAGTGCGGTAACTAAACGACTTTTGGAACTTTACGAGAACCCGATAAAAATTAGGGGAATTGACAGCCTTTTTGAAATTCATAGACATTTGTTTCAAGATATTTACATTTGGGCTGGAAAAAAACGGGTTGTTGAAATCAGCAAAGACGGCAAACAATTCTTCCCAACTACTTACTTTGACAACGCTTTTAGCTATATTGACCAACTAATTGATGAGTACAGGAAAATCCCGAAAAACAACAAAAGGAAATTAGCAGAGAAATTGGCAGAAATATTAGACAATGTTAACTATTTGCATCCCTTCAGAGAAGGAAATGGACGAGCACAAAGAGAATTTATTCGGCTGTTGGCTTTGGAAAAGGGCTTGATATTAAATCTAAACCCACCAGACAATATAAGTGTTTACGAACGTTATATGAAAGGGACTGTTGAAAGCGATGTTACAACGCTGACTGAGCTTATCTTTGAACTTATTACAGATGATAAATGAGAAATAAAAGGTTAATTTCAAGTGTTTTGTTTAATGGCAATATAGGAGGTTTGAATATTTATATTGCATCAACTTTTTGACTTGTTGACAATTTTAACTTATAAATCTTGCACTTTACCATAAACCATTTTTTTATACTAACCAAAGGCATTCAATTTGCAATAGAACTTAATAAAAACAGTAAGCATGAAACGTATATTGGCTTTTTTAGTTCTACTTATTTTTTCCGGATTAGCCATTGGGCAAACTGATGGTGCAAAAAACCAACTTGATAGTAAAAACCGAAAGCAGGGTTACTGGTGCAAGTATTACCCAAACGGCAAAAAAGCCTATGAGGGTTGGTTCAAGGACGATAAACCAGTTGGAGAATTTAAGCGTTACCACCAAAACGGAGAGCTAAAGGTGATAATGGTTTACTCCGAGTCTTCACCTTATGTAATCACTACTTTCTTCAACGAAGACGGAAAAAAAATTGTTAGCGGTTTTTACAAAAATCAGCAAAAGGATAGCCTTTGGCAGTATTACTCCTTAAACGGGAAATTGATTTTTGAGGAACGATACACGAACGGTCTGAAGAACGGAAAAACTAGAAGTTTTTACCCTTCGGGTAAAGTTCTGGAAAGTGCAAGTTACACCAATGGAAACCTGAATGGTTTGGTAGTCCAGTTTTTTGAGAATGGGTTAAACAAAAGCATTATCCCATATACAA
This window encodes:
- a CDS encoding antitoxin VbhA family protein, with the protein product MFNAIEVDRKNLTIMGVKFSDLKTLELTAKALGSNMFEGFTPTQKGIEIIRDYVTGKISLTELVAFAKQKAYV
- a CDS encoding Fic/DOC family protein, whose protein sequence is MSNSYKYIDPDYSYIDPKTGILRNLLDISDPEVLLFVESSAVTKRLLELYENPIKIRGIDSLFEIHRHLFQDIYIWAGKKRVVEISKDGKQFFPTTYFDNAFSYIDQLIDEYRKIPKNNKRKLAEKLAEILDNVNYLHPFREGNGRAQREFIRLLALEKGLILNLNPPDNISVYERYMKGTVESDVTTLTELIFELITDDK
- a CDS encoding toxin-antitoxin system YwqK family antitoxin; translation: MKRILAFLVLLIFSGLAIGQTDGAKNQLDSKNRKQGYWCKYYPNGKKAYEGWFKDDKPVGEFKRYHQNGELKVIMVYSESSPYVITTFFNEDGKKIVSGFYKNQQKDSLWQYYSLNGKLIFEERYTNGLKNGKTRSFYPSGKVLESASYTNGNLNGLVVQFFENGLNKSIIPYTNGEIDGTMKVFNPNGTTRIEGAYVKGLKHGEWKFYDTDGKLTQTIKYFNGVAENENELIEKESKYIESLLKNAGKLKEPSIADVMNSMGTRY